In the Silurus meridionalis isolate SWU-2019-XX chromosome 6, ASM1480568v1, whole genome shotgun sequence genome, one interval contains:
- the shha gene encoding sonic hedgehog protein A — MRAPSVSASLCLALLALALVPQPVRACGPGRGYGRRKHPKKLTPLAYKQFIPNVAEKTLGASGRYEGKITRNSERFKELTPNYNPDIIFKDEENTGADRLMTQRCKDKLNSLAISVMNQWPGVKLRVTEGWDEDGHHFEESLHYEGRAVDITTSDRDKSKYGTLSRLAVEAGFDWVYYESKAHIHCSVKAENSVAAKSGGCFPASARVRLKGGAMKEVKDLKVGDEVLAADESGNLVYSPFLMFADRDGARRRTFRVIETKSPRTRISLTEAHLLFTAQNFTLTETFAGDVEPGQEVMIVEEGGAGRRIRAVRVDRIYEEAREGWFAPLTGHGTIVVDDVLTSCYAAVRNQKLAHLAFAPVRLVHKVAPFLFHGSLQDDGVHWYADFLYRIGTRILGQGAFHPLSMEDKS; from the exons ATGCGCGCACCGTCGGTCTCGGCGAGCCTGTGCCTCGCGCTGCTGGCGCTCGCGCTCGTGCCGCAGCCGGTGCGCGCGTGCGGTCCGGGCCGCGGCTACGGCCGGCGGAAGCACCCGAAGAAGCTGACCCCTCTCGCCTACAAGCAGTTCATCCCCAACGTGGCGGAGAAGACGCTGGGCGCGAGCGGGCGCTACGAGGGCAAGATCACGCGCAACTCGGAGCGCTTCAAGGAGCTCACGCCCAACTACAACCCGGACATCATCTTCAAGGACGAGGAGAACACCGGGGCCGACCGGCTCATGACCCAG agaTGCAAGGACAAGCTGAACTCGCTGGCCATCTCAGTGATGAACCAGTGGCCGGGGGTGAAGCTCCGCGTGACCGAGGGATGGGACGAAGACGGACACCATTTTGAGGAATCGCTTCACTACGAGGGCCGAGCCGTGGACATCACCACGTCCGACCGGGACAAGAGCAAGTACGGCACGCTGTCTCGCCTCGCCGTGGAGGCCGGGTTCGACTGGGTTTACTACGAGTCCAAAGCTCACATTCACTGCTCCGTTAAAGCag AGAACTCGGTGGCAGCGAAGTCAGGTGGCTGTTTTCCCGCCTCGGCTCGCGTTCGGCTGAAGGGCGGTGCGATGAAGGAGGTGAAGGACCTGAAGGTGGGAGACGAGGTTTTGGCGGCGGACGAGTCCGGAAACCTCGTCTACAGCCCGTTCCTGATGTTCGCGGACCGAGACGGCGCCAGGAGACGAACGTTCCGCGTCATCGAAACCAAAAGCCCTCGTACGAGGATCTCGCTCACGGAAGCGCACCTCCTCTTCACCGCCCAGAACTTCACGCTGACAGAGACGTTCGCCGGAGACGTCGAGCCGGGTCAGGAAGTGATGATCGTGGAGGAGGGAGGGGCCGGGCGGCGCATCCGCGCAGTCAGGGTGGATCGGATTTACGAAGAAGCCCGCGAGGGGTGGTTCGCCCCGCTCACGGGTCACGGCACCATCGTGGTCGACGACGTCCTTACCTCCTGTTACGCCGCCGTCCGGAACCAGAAGCTAGCGCATTTAGCGTTTGCACCCGTCCGCCTTGTCCACAAGGTGGCGCCATTTCTGTTCCACGGATCGCTCCAGGACGACGGCGTGCACTGGTACGCCGACTTTCTGTACCGAATCGGGACACGGATTTTAGGCCAAGGCGCTTTTCATCCGCTCAGCATGGAGGACAAGAGCTGA